One region of Halomicrobium sp. LC1Hm genomic DNA includes:
- a CDS encoding winged helix-turn-helix domain-containing protein: MSEEPGIETVAELLDDEYAREILAATSTEPMSAEDLADVCDASPPTVYRRLERLREQDLVVAQQQLDPQGHHYDVFRAQLSRVTVDLADGEYSIDIERREPDAADRFTELFEGLK; the protein is encoded by the coding sequence ATGAGCGAGGAGCCAGGGATCGAGACCGTCGCCGAACTCCTCGACGACGAGTACGCACGGGAGATCCTCGCCGCGACGAGCACGGAACCGATGTCGGCGGAGGACCTGGCCGACGTCTGTGACGCCTCGCCGCCGACCGTGTACCGCCGGCTCGAACGGCTGCGCGAGCAGGACCTCGTCGTCGCCCAGCAACAGCTCGATCCCCAGGGCCACCACTACGACGTGTTCCGGGCACAGCTGTCCCGCGTCACGGTCGATCTGGCGGACGGCGAGTACAGCATCGACATCGAACGCCGCGAACCCGACGCGGCCGACCGCTTCACCGAACTGTTCGAGGGGCTCAAATGA